The Zalophus californianus isolate mZalCal1 chromosome X, mZalCal1.pri.v2, whole genome shotgun sequence genomic interval AAATACATTTCATGAATGTTTCATCCTTGGTAGTGAAATCTGTTTATCTGCTATAATAAAAGGAATGGATTGCTCCCTACCCAGCTCAGAGccaaattttgtttgtttcctgtagttaagagccCACCTTAGCACTGAGTTTAttagcacaaaaataaacttgtgGCAGTTTGGGGGTTATGTGTTATCTTTAAAATTTGCTATAGATGTTATATGAACAGGATTTCAAATAGTATCAAATTAAAAGTGACAATTTCTACTCATAACAATGTCTTTGCTTTTTGAAGCAGAAATTAtttcaacaacaagaaaaatagTTTACCTGTGGGAGTAGAAGTGTTGGTAGCCCttgatttttattcatattgATTAGACATCCATATTTGTATCGATTGATTGCTTAATTCAGTGGGGAAATGCATGCTAATACATTGGCATTCTTGCAGTTGGGTACATAAACTCTATTGCAGTTACTTGCTGTGTTCGTTtcctttaaaattacttaaaacttGTGAAGAAAATAGTTTTGCTCTGAGAAGTATTCTCTGCTTTTctacagaaaaatgaattaataagcaAATTTGGAGAAAGTACTTTCTGAATTAACGGTATCATGAGATTTCATTTGAAATGTCTCTGGCAgtggtttttctttctattttacaGGTTCGTTTGGCTTCTATTCAGGAATTGCAGCAGCATCTCTTgcttaaggaaaaaattatttcaaaatcttacAAAACTTTAATAAACCTGGTTCAAGGGAAAGATGATAGTACATCAAGTGCAGAGAAGGTAAAATTAATCATGtgaccattttatcattttatgaatTGAAAATCTACAAGCTATTGAAGCATTACTTAAATTGGAATATTTGGATATATTAGAAAATGCCATTCAATGGATCCAAGAAGCAAAGTAGCAAGGGTTATAATGCTGGACTTTCATGACTTGAAAATACTTGATTAAGGAGCCAATATTTTAACAATTTGCAAATTATTCTGTAGGATATTGAAATCTCAGAAATCAGGAACCTTGGGGAACAAGTCCTCTTGTTCAAAAGATTTAActattaaacttttttatttgtatgatttGCATAGAAATTACCCCTAAGTGAATTATGTACTTTCTGACTCCTTAAACAGAATATGCAGCATATTATTCAACCTTTCATTAATGAATATGTAATTTCATCAGtattataattgttctttttGTCTGTTGCAATATTCATTTCTAAGGGTATTTATTCCTCTGGTTAATGCCCCTAAATTGCTATGCTTTTTTAGTGTTTATATCTGCCTTTTATAATTTTACGCTCATTTTCCTTGTGGTTGACCAGCATAAGAACCTCTTTAGGTACCTTGCAGTTGCTTATGTCAGTACAGTAATGTAGAAAGTTAGCAAAAACTCCCTGACTtcataaaaaatagtatttatgcACATTAATTACATACAAAGACAACATAGCAAAGTtacaaataaatcaagaaaagcTAGCATAGAGAAACAATCCAGTAAGTTTTTTTCACTCAAGTCACCTTAGTGCCTAGCTCTGATTTTCTTCTAGATTGACCATTCTCATAGCAGTCTATGCCTTGTGTCTGTATTTCAGTCTTAGCAATGTGAGGACTTGGGTCCAAAATATGATTCCATTAATGTGAGAATCATAACAAAAGCACATCATGTTGCATTTCTGAATTACGATTCCAATCTCTTGGGAAAGCTCATGAaggtcatttttaaaagtctctgcATTTCCCTTCACCACCTCACCCCAAGTATTTTgccaatattattattattattattattattattattattttggagcaggtgagagagaggaagggcagaagtagtgggagggagagaatcttaagcagactccatgaccagcacagagcccagcgcggggcttgatctcacatccctgagatcatgacctaagccaaaatcatgagttggatgctgaactgactaagccacccagacaccctgattTTGCCAATattagaaaagggaaagaaatgtttaaaagtgaCTGCACTGAAACTACTGTGTGCAAGGCAGCATTTGGGGCTGTTTatgtgattaattttaaaaacaattctgacAGGTAGCAAAAATTACCCCAGGTTTCGAATGAATGGCCTGTCTCAAAGCTCGCAGCTACTGGCAGAAGCATCAGATTCCTAGGAAGTTGTTTAGTCCACTAGAATGTAAATGCCCATATCTTTTTTCAGTAATTACTGCCCACATAAAAGGGCAGGATAGAGTAGTTGTTAAGATAGAGCATGGGCTCTAGAACCAGTTTGCtgtggttcaaatcccagctctgccacttgctaactgggtgactttgggcaaggtacTTAGCTTCCGTGTGTCTTGTTCTCCTTATCTGGAAAGTGTAGATAATACTACCGACCTAGGGTactagggttttttttgtgtgaAGGTTAAGCAAATTAAATCATGAGTGACAttaagaacagtgcctgacacatagtaagcattcaggAAGTGTTGtgaattattatgattattactcCTCCCACCATTTCTATTGTTATTATAAATCCATATGTGTGTGGAAATGAATGAGTATGGCCTGGACTTTAAGAATACAATTTTGGCCATAATTGATCAGCAGTCCAAAGATAATCAGTTTTATTTGTACAAAATTTTACAGTTATAGGTTTAGTACAAGCCACTTTAATAATGAATGGATTGTTTTCAGCATGCCTGGGACACATACTGTCAGAATTCTTTCAAAATGGATTCCAAGTTTATGTCTGCTGGCTCTGTGTTGGGTACCTCATCTTGTTTCCAATCAGGCCATGCTTCTTGATCTGAATAGATAGTTAATTACATATAAGttctataaattttgttttagtgATTTATATATAATCTGCAATGTAAAATATTGTAGGTGACAATTTAAGATATGTAAGCTATAAGGCCTGACTAAAAGCTGACttatattatttttgtagtttCGCCACATTTGGTAGTGTTTTTTGGTAATCAGTTATTTAACATGTTTTTCTATAAGGCACATCTTTTTACTCTTTGTggtaaagaagaaaatcctgtctGTACCTTTGAGGAAAAGATACCAGACAATTTTCAAGATTCAGAACAGCTAGTAGAGAAGATATGGTATCAGGTAATAGATGACAGCTTGGTTGTTGGAGTgaaaaccacatcttctttgaaGCTGTACGTATCATGATAACATTATCTTGATGGTCTAGACTAGCACTGTCCCacagaaatataatgtaagccacataagcaattttaaatgttctaattagccatattaaaaatgtaaatagaaacaggtgaaattaattttcacaatatcATATCCCAGACAGTATCATTGCTGAGGGATAAACAATGTTCTGTattaaaaagcagattttattCAGGTTATTTAGGGGAGTATAAAATAGAGTTTTTACTTTAGAGTTATTTGCATTCTAAACTATTGccaaaataaactctttaaaaaatgagtatttttttcttgtttaaaaagaagGGGAGGAACCTACCTCAAAAGTAAAATCCAGCATTATTTTACCATTCCTTTCtctcaagaaaattattttcctgcaGTTCAACATATTTACAATGTGTTTGCTTTCCTGTTTCAAGAAAAGTGCTATTACAGgatctttaaaatgtgtttggtTTATTACTTGATTTTCTGATATACTTTGCATTTGAAATGATGTTTcctaggaaaagagagaaattttttattgtttgtgtagCATTTAATCATCTCTTTGATTTTAAAGAATGAGCTTTTAGACTCAACTCAACTCTGGATTTTTTACAGGTCCCTGAATCATGTGACTTTATCACTGTTAATGGATCAAGCTCATAGCTCCAGCTGTCGGCTTCTTAAGTGTCAAAATAGGGTTATCAAGTTGACTAGGGATTTTTTCCCAGCACCATGCTCAGTGCCATGTGAAATAAGATCAGAGGCAAAAAGGATCAAGTTGACTGTTGAtagtgaggaagagggagaggaagaggaaaaggaagaagaaagcctTGTTTGTGAACAGTCACCTGAGAAAGAGTGTGTACAGGTCATTACTGCTGTGACATCTCTTTCACCACTTTTAGCGCTCAGTAATTTTTCTTGCACTGTGCTGCTACAAAttagggagaaggaaaatggtaACTCTTCTGAAGATCATTATATTCAGTGTGGCAGGCTTTTTTTAAGTCTAGAAGACCTTTCAAGGAGGCAATACCTGCTgatgtttccaaagaagaaacCTATAGGTAATTTTTGTTGGTACTTTTTAATCATATACCTAACTGAATTAGAAAATTTCAAGAACTCTTTTTACTTGATAATGGGCAGTTTAATGACAGAGCTTGTGACATGTTTTTCTTGTAGAACACATGGAAGATCTGTTTGCACTTCTCACAGCGTTTAACAAAACTTGTTTTCAAATCACATCACCCAGCTATTCTCTGGCTTCAATGAAGACGTGGCTCCTAGAACACATGAAgtgtgaagaaatcaaagaatttcCAGAAATTTGCTTTTGCAAAATGCCAGGAAGTTTCTATGGGACACTCTTCAAGTGGAAACAAAAAACACCATTTGAAGGGATTTTAATAGTCTATTCCAGGTAATGCATATCAAATTGGAATATGTCCAGAGAAGTTAGTGCATATGTGTGTGGTCCAGGAGCCATCTCCACAGTAGAGATCTGTGTCATTGTGGTACATGTCCGGGTCATTGCCTGGGATAGCCTCAGTGGACAGGTGGCCTCATGTGGAAACTAGAGCTGTTTTAACTTGatgtttgtttttggctttttttctttggttgattAGGGcctaatagttattttaaaatttctacttacTTTTCTCCtgcaatgacattttaaaaaatataatattaatctTATTACTCAGAGAAAAAACTAATCATGAAGCAAGTGCTGAACATTAACTGACTTGGTATAGAATATATTTGATTGCTACAGTCTGAATGATATCAAAGATCACATGCATGCATTATTGGTTCTATTCATCATGAGAGGATTTATAAGTGAGTATTAATTACTGCAGTAAGTTGTATACAACTGCTTTTTGCTGTCCCaagttttataatgttatgtttgtttttttattctaggAATCAAACAGTTTTGTTCCAGTGCCTTCATAATCTCATCAGAGATCTCCCTATAAACTGTTTCTTCAAAAATCTAAAATTTGGAAGTGTCAATTTCCTAATGAATCGTTTGGCGTTAACTTTGGAGAAGGAACTGGTTATCCTtggttctctttcttctgccttagtTAAGGTTGAAAACAACTTGGTGCAAAGTTGTGAAGCAAGCAAAGAAAAGAGTAGTGGTGTGGCGGCTTTATCAGACAGAGAGGAAAACATCCATCCCTACAGAAAAGAacttcagagagaaaagaagcaaacatTGGGGACGGACCTAAAAGTGAGTGGTACCCTTTATAGAGAAATGACTTTGAAATTAGCTGAGGTTCAGCTGAGATCAGACCTTGCTGCCCAGAAACTGGCTGGTTTATAATTATAAtcttaatttgatttattttagcaTGTTTTCTCTGTCAGGACATTTTGGTTccagatttgttttcattttacattatatGCTTCCTTTGCAAAAATAAAGATTGAGGCTTGTAGAATTGTGTGTATTGATGCACGAAATAGCATGCCTTAGCACAGCAGTTCTCAACCGGGGCATGCTTCCTTCtgcgcccaccccccacccaggggcATTTGCtggtgtctggagacattttttgggGCATTGTGAGAAGTAattggggttggggagggtgaGGTCGGGGTGCTATTCACATCTAGTGGgtggagaccagggatgctgctaaacattctactgtgcacaggacagctcccacagcaaagaatgatcctgcccaaaatgtcagtagtgccaggGTTGAGAAATCCTGCCTTAGAGTTACCACTTAAGTGAAGGCAGAAGTGATCTAACAGTATTTTGAtctaaatcttcaaaaaacttaAATAGTCCTTTTATTGTATCCTGTTTAGTAAAACCTAGCATATAAAAATTACCTTCAAACAGATAAACAAGGTTATTAGGATTCACAAGTTTCTGTAAACATCAAGCTCCTGTGGAAATTGAAATCGCAGAGTGTCTGGGTGAgaccattaaaatgaaaatctttgaaCCCcttgttaatttaaattttattagagaGCTTCTCTGAAATTGTGTAAGTCTATAGGAATATGAAAATTTTAGGGCATTTCTCTGAAAAGcctatttctttcaaaaaagctAAGCATACCGCATAGGCcactatttgaaaaaaattgaaaatgcctTTAAGCCATTTGTCATTCCAACTCTGGGCAAAACTAAAATATAGAATTCTAACTAAAGTAACTTAAAGAATATGATGCTCCTTAGagactgagaaatttaaaaataagggaaattcACTTAACagttaaaaagtgatttttaagggGTCCAACGAGACATTTCAAAGGGGTAAAAATTTAACctattctttttggaaaaataagaatgCTGCAGTAATAAGAGAGTGTCAGGAGAGGAGAAGACACAAAAGGATATGGGCCAAATGGAATGTTTCTGATTCTTTTTACTCTAAAATCCTTAAGTGAGTTGGAAGTTTTGATCTGAGTTGAAAGAAACAGATGATTATAAAAAGTGGCAATTCATGCTTGCAGATCTGAAGTGCTAATTCCCGCCATGCCTTCAAAATGCTCGTGCTTAATGATCTGGTGTTGCAGATGGGGTTTAGAAAATACaggttattattttctttttatgattgtCCATATAATATGCTACTTCTTGTTTTTGTAATCCATTACAAATGGAGATAGAACCTTACAGctctatttctttgaaatgtcGGTAGAAAAGATTTCAGACtttctggaaatggaaatggTATAATTTCAGGATTAATTATGGAGATCTGGAAGCAGTATGTGTCAATAGGTACATTGAAACTGCCCGTGACATGTTCTGAAACAAAAACCATGTATAAAATGTAGGAACTAAGTTGAAAAATGGAGGCTGTCAAAAAGTAAACAGAATTTAATTATAATAGTTTATCTGTAGGAGAGTTAGGATAATACAAAAAAAGCATGTTGCttcttttttatctataaaagCAACCAAAATATATTCATCTATATACATCAAATAACCTCTTTGCAAGTGAGTTTTGTACTCCAGTATATTTTTCCTACCTACTACAAATAAGAACAGCTGAAGTTTGAGGGAATGATGCCCTTGCCACTCTCTCATGATTCAGTAGTGTTTGCGTGTACCCATAAGCACATTCCTCTGACCACTGTCCTGGTCATGAATCTGAAGTTCCCCTCAAAAACATGCTTCTCCCAAATCCACACTGAAGTGAAAATGAGTCTTGTTTTAGAACAGAGCACACCACAGTTTTCAGACACAAAACTTTTTGTTGTCCTCCTGATCCCTTAACTAGGGAATGCATGCAAGCCAGCTTAGGATGATGTTATTCAGTTTGGTGACTAGGttgagggagggggaagaaatgtaatatttattgattgccaACTATATGCCAAACAGTAAGCTTGAAAAACACATACAAGCAAATATCCATGTCCATACATATGTGTGGTTACATCCTTCCAGCAACCCCCAAAGTGTAATTATTAGTATTGTCCCCAGTATGAACAAAATGTTAGACCAAATTAAGGGGGTGCACCTAAGCAAGTTAATGCTATGTACCCTTGTTACAAAGATGTTCAAAATGAGCAGATCCTTTTAGAATTCTAATAATACGTAAGTGAATCTTTTATTGTCCTGATCACATCTCTTTATACCATATAAAATTGAATGCTCAGTTTTTTCCCAGTCTTAGAAAAGATCTAATTAACTTACTTCTCTGCCTGCTCTTCCCAATAAAGGCAAAAACGTCGACTGTCCAAGCTAGAAACCTATgtaatgctttctctctcttgcctaAAACTTGGACAGTACCAGATATTGAGAGGtatcctttctcttccttatattcAAACTTGTGGAAACATTATTTTCCATTCTAAGAATTTGAGAGTGAAAACTATTTCTTAGGTAACCCCATCTGGAGAAAGTCAGGCTTCTAATGCCAAAGCCAGTATGGTGTAGTGGAAAGAATGCTGATCCATAAACTGTGTACTTAATTGAATCCTTTGGTTcgttctgttttccctttttgaGTTGCCTGGATCTGTTACTTGAATTGCTTTCTGCCTCAGCAAAATCGCCCTCTCCTATAAGAATCCTACTGTTGAGTATCTTCACTGTGCCGTTGGTCTGGCCCCTTTCAGGGATCTTATTTCAATAATCCTGTCTTGCCTTTTTATTCAGTAGGATAGCAGGCACTGTCAGATAGTGAGTGGTCGGTCGTAAGGGCAGAAAGGCAGAAACCTTCTCTGCCCTCACTGTTCCCCTTTTTTCTGTGCATAACTGAGGCCAACATAATGGTTCTGAGTTCAGCTAGGAAAATTATTTAGCATCTTTAAACTTTATCTTTAATTACCCATGTCCTCACAGCAGCAGTCACTTACCCCAATAGTACAAGCAGTGTTATGGGCCAGTAAAACATGCCATCAGCTAAAACATTTATCACTAGATCATCCGTTCAGTCAGGAGTCGGAAAAGAGTGTGATGCACCCTGTTGATTGCCTTTTCCAcattgatttcttccttttcttgtacCAGAACTCTCATTTTGGTCAGGAAACTTCTTTCTACAGCTCATGTGATTGGGAAAGTAGACCCTATCCCCAGTTCCAGAGCTTAGTCCTGAATAGTCTAAGCCAGTTAATGTAAGACATTTGCCTGGAAGCTGGTATGGGCCTGGAATGAGCACAAAACCTAAATTGGGCCTAATTGGACTGAGGGCCTAAAACAACTCGGAGTTTTGGTGATGACGAGGCTCTTCTGTCCTGCTGGAAGTGGGTGGCCCTAATTTAAAAATCACGGGAAATTAGGCATTAGAATGAATCTGACATTACAGCCTGCAAAATTGTTTTATTGTGCCGCTGAATCAAACCTAAATCCCACCCTTTCCTGGGACTACTTtcttacttcagaaaaaaaaattccttctaacCGAAATCAAGATTTTGGTTAATTGCGCCTAAAAACATTCCTCACTGCTAGACATGGGGAAAAAGAATTCCAGAGAGCAGAACTGACTGTTGGACCTGTGGACCTCCCAGGACAGGAACAGTTTACTACGGAAACAGGATGCTTGTGCTCGCTGAAAGAAGAGTGTGGAAGAGCTACCTACTCCTTGCCCCTCATGCACCTTTCCTTTCTGGGCAGTGGCTCCCTGgtctttctgggttttgtttttgattttttttttttttagtttaaaatcaaCTTAGTTTGTACCTGATAGTAGTTTATATCTGAGATAagctttaatgtttaaaaaattctttatcttttctctgttccttagCTTAGCTTCCCTCTGGTATTACACCAGGCCACTTGCTCAATGATGCCTTCCTCAGTGGGTTAGAGATTTGTGTCAGATTATTTAACCTTTCTCTatgtttcctgttttattttttaatcaaattttgctttttatttttaatttgtgaaaaacTTTTAATTGAATTAGAGTTGACACGAAGGTGAGATTATACATGTAAGGACTATATCTATTGTGTTTATAACCCTAGCTGTATCCTCTCcagtaggaagagaaagaagtctCTATCAATTTTGACTTTCTAAGAGTCTTTGTGCTAGGAAAAACAGATTTGATATTATGGGACTGTTTTGGAAATAGAGTAGTACTGCTATATCAAAAGAGATGCACAGCGTTATTAATTTAGAGCTTGTAGCTTTTTCAAAGGTAACAAATAAATGTACTAGAACATGAATGGTTACCTTTTAATATATACTAGGGAACAAAAGATAACCTTTTCTAACTTCATTCATTctaacctcatttaaaaaaaaacaatatggtgGGAATTTTTAGTGTAGTTTTTGTAAGCCTGAGGAGATGCTTTAAGGTTTAGAATTACTAAGTAATTTGGTTATGTCAGTGCAATAATAAAATCCTCTTATAAGTTATTCAAATAGGAAACTATGCTCTCACACTCAAAAGATTCCAGTAAATGTAGTAAAAACACTGGGAGTGGGGGCAGGCAGCAGCATCTGAAAGGAGCCAGGACCAAATAAATGTATTCTTGATAATCTGCAAAATTGTCAGAGAAAGTGATCATGTAGTACATGTGTTGGGCCAGAGAAGGGGAGGTGAGATTTGGTGTGCAGATGGTCTGGTGTTTCCTGTAGCTGGTGGCTACCTGGAAGGGGAGAGAATTAGCCTGGAACTATAAATAgtaggaaaaataattataaagccaTTTGGCTTATAAAGTCAGTTTGTAATAAAACAGTGCCATGTCCTCTGACAGTTTTATGTTAACAAAATGCAcctattgttaaaaaaaaagattagaagatCACATTGAAATTAtctctgaggaaaaaataaaagagatgtaCAATTCAACAAAGATATAAATTTGTTCATATAATTGAAATATCAGGGAAAATGCAGTCCATGTTATCATCAGTCCTGTGATGGACAAGTTCTTAGAGTTAATTGATGGCCCCTGCTGAGTTTTATCTTTTGACTGGTGCCCTCCAACTATATCTAATACCTGAGTCTCTCTTCCCTATTTCCTTTCAGTTGTCTTTGTTAGAACCATCGCTTTCCAGAAATATTGCAATTTACCATTGCTCAGTCATATTTGGGGGTTTCTTAAATTCAAGTGTCAGTTCTTAAAATAACCCTTAAGTACCTTCTCTTTGAGATATCTCTAGGAGGtcttaaaatttctgaaatgtttgTTGTTGGCAGGGAATCACTGGTGGAGAATGGAATTCCAGGAAAAGTTGTAAGCTCTCCAGCCTAGAAAACTTAGATGTATATTCCATGTGGGTACTGCATCACTTGAGAAGGAAAGcagtggaattgttttcttttttaactgatgtgccaattagaaaatatttcgCCTCTTTCAAAATATCAGTGGTGTATGAAGTGGAAGGGGATATGGAGATTTTCATTCAGTCATGTGTTTATTGACATTTTATTGAAGACATTGTCATGCCCAGATGTATAagcaggtgctggggatataaagatgaatacaATACCTTCTTAGGTTTTAAAGAGCTTGCAGTCTTAATTGGAGAGACAGTGACACAGAGTTGCATGTTACACTGAGATAATTCATACAAGTATACCTGGGGTTCCATAGGAATACCCTTATAGGACACTGTGCCCATTAGGGGCACCGTCTGAGAGCAAGAGTTCTTAATTTGGGGGAACAGGACTTTTTGGGAATCTGATAAAAGCTAAGGGTATTCATGTTGGAGGTAGCTGTGGCTTAAAGTGGTGTTATAACAGAATTTTGCCTGTATCAGGGATCATCTGCCAGACCTGTTCATGCCCCATAAAGAAAGGTACAGAGAGAAATGTATACACAAAGAAGTTCAAACCAGAGTACTTGGTTCAGTAAAAAGGGGTCTAAAATACTTAAATCATGCAGTTTTGAAATACTTATTGATTGAAAAATTGGCTTTATTATATTGGTGAGcccataaaataattatatccaaaaccctcttattttttttatttttatttttttaaatatttatttatttatttgaatgagagagagagagcgagcgctagtggggtgggggtggaagggggagagggagagggagagagaatctcaaggagactccctgctgagtgcagagccccatgcagg includes:
- the FANCB gene encoding Fanconi anemia group B protein, with product MTSKQAMSSNEQEVLLCHNGEVLIFRLSKGDFKGKEPAKISVLHVRRMVFDRRTRAFVQKSTGFFTLKEENSHLKIMCCNCVSDFRTGINLPYIMIQCNKKNNIFRYFLLFLHSTNKFEKRLSFRLSHELKDGVRVFSGPLVLWRHVKTFYCISSQTGKIVTVSLNFSSVEWAGEIENLGMVLLGPKTCFFSEEGCTQKLSKSDYAIWNTKFCVYSLENEEVISDAYIIPPAYSSVVTYVHVCAMEIVNNQLRMALIALTRKNQLISFQNGTPKSVCQLPFGDPCAVQLMDSGRGDLFVISFRSSNACAVWKKNFQVAAKWEKISSVLIDDFIGTGSEQVLLVFQESLNSDCLSSFTITDLGYINYSSETLDCNEDDLYEGKEQNRYLIVPPLERGLKVRLASIQELQQHLLLKEKIISKSYKTLINLVQGKDDSTSSAEKAHLFTLCGKEENPVCTFEEKIPDNFQDSEQLVEKIWYQVIDDSLVVGVKTTSSLKLSLNHVTLSLLMDQAHSSSCRLLKCQNRVIKLTRDFFPAPCSVPCEIRSEAKRIKLTVDSEEEGEEEEKEEESLVCEQSPEKECVQVITAVTSLSPLLALSNFSCTVLLQIREKENGNSSEDHYIQCGRLFLSLEDLSRRQYLLMFPKKKPIEHMEDLFALLTAFNKTCFQITSPSYSLASMKTWLLEHMKCEEIKEFPEICFCKMPGSFYGTLFKWKQKTPFEGILIVYSRNQTVLFQCLHNLIRDLPINCFFKNLKFGSVNFLMNRLALTLEKELVILGSLSSALVKVENNLVQSCEASKEKSSGVAALSDREENIHPYRKELQREKKQTLGTDLKVSGTLYREMTLKLAEVQLRSDLAAQKLAGL